One Rhodanobacteraceae bacterium genomic window, CATGCAGGTTGGCGGCGTTCATCGACATTCCTTCCCGTGAGGGACAAGGCGCCCGCGCCGCGCATGCGCAGCGATCGGGTGGGGTGGCGGGAAAAACGGGGCAATCAGGATAACGCCAACGAAGCCGGCCTCGTCAATCGTTTTGCTGAACCTTCCGACGAAGCGCGATGGGTTTGGCAGATTGCGCCCACCGCGGGGGGTGTCAGCGCGTCTGGAAGACCACGATGGTCTTGCCCGACACCGCGATCTTGCCTTCCTCTTCCAGTTGCTTGAGCACGCGGCCCACCATCTCGCGCGAGCAGCCGACAATCCGGCTGATTTCCTGGCGCGAAATGCGGATCTGGGTGCCTTGCGGGTGGCTCATCGCATCCGGTTCCTCGCACAAATCGACCAGCGTGCGCGCCACCCGGCTGGTGACGTCCATGAACGCGAGACGCGAGACCTTGCGACTGGTCTGCAGCACGCGTTTGGTCAGTTGCGAGGCGATCGAGAACAGGATGCGCGGGCACTCGTCCTTCAGCGGCCCATCGAACAACTGGAACAGCCGCTCGTAGCTGATCTCGGCCAGTTCGCAGGGCGTGCGCGAGCGCACCAGCACCTCGCGCTTCTCCGGCTCCATGAACAAGCCCATCTCGCCGATGTAGTCGCCCTCGTTGACGTAGGCGAGGATCAGTTCGCGGCCCTCGTCGTCCTCGCTCATCACCGCGAGCGAGCCCTCGATGATGTAGTACAGGGTGTTGGCCATGTCGCCCGGGCGGATGATCGGCGCCTTGGACGGATAGCGACGGCGGTGGCACATCGACAGGAAGTGCTCGATGTCGGCCGGCGATGGCGCCAGCGGGCGCGCCGCGGCGAGCTTGCGCAGGCTGGCCTGCAGCGAATAACGCAGCAACGATTTTTCCGGCTTGGCGATCGGGCTGGCCATCGCGTTTCCCCTGCGCGGTTGGTGCGGCAAGGTTATAGCACTGTGCGCGGCGGCGCTGCGGTCGCGCACGTTGACTGCGTCGTTCAGCTACCCGACCCCGGCGCGCACTGTCATCTTCACGTGGTGTTGCGCTCGGGATTCTTGCCCCATAATCCGCGCCCCGCGTAACCGGACCCCGGCCACACGCGTCTTTCGACCCCCGTTGGGAGACACCCATGGTCAAGCCGAT contains:
- the crp gene encoding cAMP-activated global transcriptional regulator CRP is translated as MASPIAKPEKSLLRYSLQASLRKLAAARPLAPSPADIEHFLSMCHRRRYPSKAPIIRPGDMANTLYYIIEGSLAVMSEDDEGRELILAYVNEGDYIGEMGLFMEPEKREVLVRSRTPCELAEISYERLFQLFDGPLKDECPRILFSIASQLTKRVLQTSRKVSRLAFMDVTSRVARTLVDLCEEPDAMSHPQGTQIRISRQEISRIVGCSREMVGRVLKQLEEEGKIAVSGKTIVVFQTR